The proteins below come from a single Antennarius striatus isolate MH-2024 chromosome 18, ASM4005453v1, whole genome shotgun sequence genomic window:
- the LOC137611840 gene encoding uncharacterized protein produces the protein MACQASGGNIILLCLGLLFVHCHCRSLTKLKSLDKFRGNSMPNRGQAKGNELHHGRLLIGQNDLHGAKPKGTEAAKKWMDIDVDYQADMGFVKSMHPEDHGYSTNTAVQQILKMEPKVECTGDSMKLQVQDSSTQGLLLFVDRGRSLSPLPLSKLPQSCGYSLQSTHRNLVLDAPYDGCFVSLEEDSYVLPLRWLGLPVRMSCPSMRQTQSNPPMVTCHAEGMVVRMECTISVSKIKVNVSGNWEPLMKSSSKCGFGVVEHPEGLVISVRYKPCLEIKDGMFTLELDADGETKISCPSMSPYRPEPTTIPKPETKLQTEAPRQKGHASTPPLSTTTIAPKFTTSRIPTITEMPMKPEEGSKNIYDPYLQYFPYYPHFFYPRPTNPDQTPTPTVQPTSLPVTQTNVAKTTAASATEGHPDPIKSQPESQLDGKVQPHVPIPESHPWYPEKVPQQPFLPSPPVSEDQTKFYQPFYPYVWPPGPYEWPLPPTAQTPTIVPQGEILPSITPMEPETPKPQTSEAVPPTKPTPGVKESQQTEVPGGGIYQQLYPNFFYPWPLPEEKPTAVPKPPQTKAPKGIIKPEKPVQQSEPVPEEKPTAVPKPPQTKAPKGIIKPEKPVQQSEQVPEEKPTAVPKPPQTKAPKGIYTPDKPVQLPEVKPTAGPNPPQPEGPQPPNTQVYQPVYPYPYPYPFYYQPEPEKPAMVPLPHPIVPQVPVNIPFYPQPEPEKPTDVSKRPQVPDDQVQYPFYYYPFYPQPNQPEESSTNTPPGKHQPGHPNSPTPLPTEKPTTLSKPPTKPPKSFPSTSQIPDTESKTDVPTENPAQSAQPPADKTPEDLMPQFFYPYYQYPQYVTLPPVPFTQKPEQITTTTSSPKSTDSMVPQPQSPQQSHPHIPPVYCPSFCPSGFSNCCPQIAFHQHLHHIVPAGPGSKDTPPVYTGLPFLNPAVYSGFGNSLHSTPSPPKPTEATTTSTAAPISTHSLLPQKENLQHLLPPDGTTAAHPTAEQKSKLSVPDQQQSDTASDRPEGHPKDQSELERFLVPYYMLQDPEAPAPINSTQQPGKDSKKLASHEQTLKARPDPRGFVLLQDPPGREHSGFNEPVMSVKHLVPELGFLQPNLAMPPPQGQSPQMAQSSKWLRKGLTNRLPVKGKDKRRHGVESEDFPLHVSASDGFPSVPSPQDLLIDASQPIPKSLNSFKQLWKPTTVRGSNHRIFPLVPEKANQHWSSAADQQEKGML, from the exons TGCAACAGATTCTGAAAATGGAACCTAAAGTTGAATGTACAGGAGACTCCATGAAACTTCAAGTCCAAGATTCTTCTACCCAAGGCCTGCTGCTCTTTGTGGATAGGG GAAGAAGCCTCTCTCCTCTGCCTTTGTCAAAGTTACCCCAAAGCTGTGGTTACAGTCTTCAGTCAACACATAGAAATTTGGTCTTGGATGCACCTTATGATGGTTGCTTCGTTTCCCTTGAG gAGGACAGCTATGTCCTTCCATTGCGTTGGCTGGGGTTACCTGTTAGGATGTCATGCCCGTCGATGAGGCAGACTCAATCCAACCCACCAATGGTCACCTGTCACGCTGAGGGAATGGTCGTGAGAATGGAATGCACAATATCTGTCTCTAAGATTAAAGTCAATG TGAGTGGAAACTGGGAGCCCCTGATGAAATCATCATCAAAATGTGGATTTGGTGTAGTTGAACATCCTGAAGGTTTGGTCATCTCTGTTCGCTACAAACCCTGCCTGGAGATAAAG GATGGAATGTTCACTTTGGAACTGGATGCAGATGGAGAAACCAAAATTTCCTGTCCATCAATGTCACCATATCGACCTGAACCCACTACAATTCCAAAACCTGAGACAAAACTACAAACGGAAGCCCCAAGGCAGAAGGGTCACGCCTCTACTCCACCTCTTTCTACGACTACCATTGCTCCTAAATTTACGACAAGTCGGATACCAACGATTACAGAGATGCCCATGAAACCAGAAGAAGGATCAAAGAATATCTATGATCCTTATTTGCAATACTTCCCTTATTACCCCCATTTCTTTTACCCTCGCCCtacaaatccagaccaaacacCAACACCTACGGTACAGCCAACCTCCCTGCCTGTAACCCAGACAAATGTAGCTAAAACAACCGCAGCTTCAGCTACAGAAGGCCATCCAGATCCAATTAAGTCACAACCTGAAAGCCAACTTGATGGTAAAGTACAGCCTCATGTGCCAATCCCTGAATCTCATCCATGGTATCCTGAGAAAGTACCACAGCAGCCTTTTCTGCCAAGTCCCCCAGTTTCTGAAGATCAAACTAAATTCTACCAGCCATTTTATCCATACGTGTGGCCCCCAGGTCCTTATGAATGGCCTCTACCACCCACAGCTCAAACCCCCACAATAGTACCCCAGGGTGAGATACTGCCATCCATAACCCCAATGGAACCTGAAACTCCTAAACCTCAAACCTCTGAAGCTGTACCTCCTACAAAACCAACTCCAGGGGTCAAAGAGTCTCAACAGACTGAAGTGCCCGGGGGTGGAATATACCAACAGTTATACCCCAACTTCTTCTATCCATGGCCATTGCCAGAAGAAAAGCCCACAGCTGTTCCGAAACCACCACAGACTAAAGCTCCCAAAGGAATAATCAAGCCTGAAAAACCCGTCCAGCAATCAGAGCCGGTGCCAGAAGAAAAGCCCACAGCTGTTCCAAAACCACCACAGACTAAAGCTCCCAAAGGAATAATCAAGCCTGAAAAACCCGTCCAGCAGTCAGAGCAGGTGCCAGAAGAAAAGCCCACAGCTGTTCCCAAACCACCACAGACTAAAGCTCCCAAAGGAATATACACACCTGACAAACCTGTCCAGCTGCCAGAAGTAAAGCCTACAGCTGGTCCAAATCCACCACAGCCTGAAGGTCCTCAGCCTCCAAACACTCAAGTATACCAGCCTGTCTACCCCTATCCCTACCCATACCCCTTCTACTACCAGCCAGAGCCTGAAAAGCCTGCAATGGTGCCATTGCCCCACCCCATAGTTCCTCAAGTCCCAGTAAACATCCCTTTCTACCCTCAGCCGGAGCCTGAAAAGCCAACTGATGTTTCAAAACGACCTCAAGTCCCTGATGATCAAGTGCAGTACCCCTTCTATTATTACCCATTCTACCCTCAGCCAAATCAACCAGAAGAAAGTAGTACCAATACACCACCTGGAAAACACCAGCCTGGGCATCCCAACTCCCCCACACCTCTGCCAACTGAGAAGCCCACCACTTTGTCAAAGCCTCCAACCAAACCACCTAAATCTTTCCCTTCAACATCCCAGATACCAGATACTGAATCAAAGACTGACGTTCCCACTGAAAATCCAGCTCAAAGCGCACAGCCTCCAGCTGACAAAACTCCAGAAGACCTGATGCCTCAGTTTTTCTACCCTTACTACCAGTACCCACAGTATGTAACTCTGCCCCCTGTCCCCTTCACTCAGAAACCAGAACAGATCACTACTACAACCAGTAGTCCCAAGTCCACAGATTCAATGGTACCGCAACCACAAAGCCCTCAACAAAGCCATCCACATATCCCACCTGTGTACTGTCCTTCTTTTTGCCCATCAGGATTTTCTAATTGTTGCCCACAAATTGCTTTTCATCAGCATCTCCATCACATTGTTCCAGCTGGACCAGGCAGTAAGGACACTCCTCCAGTTTATACAGGACTGCCGTTCCTCAATCCAGCAGTGTATTCTGGGTTTGGCAATAGCTTGCATTCAACTCCCTCTCCTCCAAAACCAACTGAAGCTACCACAACATCCACTGCTGCCCCCATCTCAACCCACTCCCTTCTACCTCAAAAGGAAAATCTGCAACATCTTCTGCCACCAGATGGCACCACTGCTGCT CACCCTACAGCAGAGCAGAAAAGCAAACTCTCAGTTCCAGATCAACAGCAGTCAGACACGGCCTCCGATAGACCTGAAGGGCATCCTAAAGACCAGAGTGAACTTGAACGTTTTCTGGTTCCTTACTACATGCTTCAAGATCCAGAAGCGCCTGCTCCGATCAACTCCACACAACAACCTGGGAAAGATTCAAAGAAACTTGCCAGTCATGAACAGACTCTGAAGGCCCGCCCAGATCCAAGAGGTTTTGTTCTGCTTCAAGACCCACCGGGAAGGGAGCACAGTGGGTTTAATGAGCCTGTGATGTCTGTCAAACACCTAGTTCCTGAGTTGGGCTTCCTGCAACCAAACCTTGCAATGCCTCCTCCACAAGGCCAATCTCCACAAATGGCCCAAAGCTCCAAATGGCTAAGAAAAGGATTGACTAATCGCTTACCTGTTAAAGGCAAGGACAAGCGGAGGCATGGAGTTGAATCAGAAGACTTTCCTTTGCATGTCTCTGCTTCGGATGGCTTTCCTTCTGTGCCCTCACCCCAGGACTTGTTAATCGACGCATCTCAACCAATCCCCAAATCCTTGAACTCATTCAAACAACTTTGGAAACCCACAACAGTTCGAGGCTCCAACCACAGGATTTTTCCTCTAGTCCCGGAGAAGGCCAATCAGCACTGGAGCTCTGCAGCTGACCAGCAAGAAAAGGGTATGCTGTGA
- the LOC137611844 gene encoding alpha-2-HS-glycoprotein-like, whose translation MNLLSCVVVVLVSLLGARAQLNLRIPPCDSLEAEEVAQVALDYLNHQHSHFYKYALNRIEHIKVVSQPNGDQTYVMELDLLETGCPVMDPTPLVNCTVRPKMLTAVEGDCDVVVKKAGGALSVTAFKCKTEESREDLCLGCPMLLPLNHTNALELVQASLATFNLRNENLTFTVVEVGRMTSQVVSGGPTYVAEYVIGESNCTADVCVDLPEGMRSYGFCSARGSPAVHQVDCHMYNPQVHEAPVNGTGSVAPSSPVVQARTAGALPNLGLGHHKLTAMHNPEQSGFLSAESVESAEVVPVVPAADPNAPVADPNAPAADPNAPVADPNAPTADPNAPTGDAVMGGVSSASPEVLKLSKREVFANVPNAMPLVPICPGRVRFF comes from the exons ATGAACCTCCTGAGCTGTGTCGTTGTGGTTCTGGTGTCGCTGCTGGGGGCCCGGGCTCAGCTAAACCTGAGGATTCCTCCATGTGACTCGCTTGAAGCAGAAGAGGTGGCCCAGGTGGCTCTGGATTACCTCAATCACCAACACAGTCACTTCTACAAGTATGCACTGAACAGGATCGAGCACATCAAGGTCGTCTCTCAG CCGAATGGAGACCAAACATACGTCATGGAGCTCGACCTGCTGGAGACCGGCTGCCCCGTGATGGACCCCACGCCCCTCGTCAACTGTACAGTCAGACCCAAAATGCTGACG GCGGTGGAGGGAGACTGTgatgtggtggtgaagaaggccGGCGGAGCTCTGAGTGTCACAGCGTTCAAGTGTAAAACAGAGG AATCGAGAGAGGATTTATGCCTCGGATGTCCCATGCTTCTTCCCCTCAACCACACCAATGCTCTGGAATTGGTCCAAGCCTCTCTGGCAACCTTCAACCTGAGGAATGAGAACCTGACGTTCACCGTCGTGGAAGTGGGAcggatgacatcacag GTGGTGTCTGGTGGGCCCACCTATGTTGCCGAATACGTTATAGGTGAGAGTAATTGCACAGCTGATGTCTGCGTGGATCTGCCTGAAGGCATGAGG tCGTACGGTTTCTGCTCTGCCAGAGGCTCGCCTGCGGTTCACCAAGTTGATTGCCATATGTATAACCCTCAG GTGCATGAAGCACCTGTCAACGGCACAGGCAGTGTAGCTCCATCGTCACCAGTTGTGCAAGCACGAACAGCCGGCGCATTACCCAACCTCGGTCTGGGGCACCACAAGCTGACGGCGATGCATAACCCAGAGCAAAGTGGGTTCCTGTCTGCAGAGTCAGTGGAGTCTGCAGAAGTTGTTCCTGTTGTTCCTGCAGCCGATCCCAACGCTCCCGTAGCCGATCCCAACGCACCCGCAGCCGATCCCAACGCTCCCGTAGCCGATCCCAACGCACCCACAGCCGATCCAAACGCTCCCACAGGCGATGCCGTGATGGGTGGAGTCAGCTCAGCAAGCCCTGAGGTTCTCAAGCTGAGCAAGAGAGAAGTATTTGCAAATGTTCCAAACGCCATGCCTCTTGTTCCCATCTGCCCAGGCCGGGTCAGGTTTTTCTAA
- the LOC137611841 gene encoding protein crumbs homolog 1-like encodes MLRFSAHTWMLWLLYAGAFSDEDVNGCEHHPCQNGGVCQSHGDGFRCLCSPQSQNGLLYGGATCTTALSGCDGDTCDNGGTCSPLLVDGEQTSSCLCPPGFTGPRCRTSTIFSFESRGFVSVETPLLDLGAPLNVTFSFRAARPGGTLMQRRVGNLLLSIELTGGHLSLWSRRGRDPGVLLQELPLSWSNHTWYTVEATLGGGVSLIRTICTEGNCTGGSSADVQLSSDLPDPGGVSQGLIIGAGGGATDEPDHPPPFLGCFRDVFVGSKPVLPAPGGSAAQVNVTAGCSHTDWCAENPCQNRGRCISHGGGGYTCECHRPYEGGRCAEESITARFGGEQLQSYAVFSLDGAPGDGNALTVSMFVRTRQPGGLLLVLTNSTSQFVRLWLEGGRVKVQVNNFETLVGHAGVSDGHFHLVTVKLEAAEVTLFQSTQRQGSLPIRRVQVHHGDLVFVGGLPDPRASASFGGYFKGCVQDLRINSRRLQFYPTPTPVESHPLQRLVGVTPGCGSDDACAVNPCLNGGACYPVWDDFICSCPPSTAGLRCEEVKWCELSPCPAAAACQPRPQGFECLSNVTFRADSSVLRYRSDGTIKRRLSSLSLSFRTRRPAATLLHGRTRSGSVTVSLVDSRLVVELRPGATEDPPMVTIRSQQPISDGAWHTLELHLENQTLQSSRWVLGVDGGQERLSTSKTTAGGLDFLREGADIFLGGLNTDAGVDLSGCLGPVEVGGLLLPFLQDTDLNLPRPQEEQFVRVAGGTPPRYGCWGADVCRPNPCRNAGRCDDLFDLHRCTCPPDWTGPLCEASANACTSNPCLHGNCTDLPGGGFGCACEAGRGGDRCQVEVDACENSWCNNGSTCLKGLGSYSCLCPPDLTGQYCDEKIPEIPWYIQINPRPQLPATSCVGTKLNYSCFNGGNCSGGDDRCSCLPGFTGVWCEKDVDECASDPCLNGGFCVNYVNGFECVCDMNYSGVHCQMDVSDFYLYVFLGLWQNLFQLVSYLVMRLDDEPEIEWGFYVND; translated from the exons ATGTTGAGATTCAGTGCACACACCTGGATGTTATGGTTGCTTTACGCAG GAGCGTTCTCTGACGAGGACGTTAACGGATGTGAACACCACCCGTGCCAAAACGGGGGGGTGTGCCAGAGCCATGGCGATGGCTTCAGATGCCTTTGCTCCCCACAAAGCCAAAACGGCCTCCTGTATGGGGGGGCCACCTGCACGACTGCACTTTCGGGCTGCGACGGCGACACGTGTGACAACGGGGGGACGTGCTCCCCCCTGCTGGTCGATGGGGAGCAGACGTCCTCGTGCCTCTGCCCCCCCGGCTTCACTGGCCCCCGCTGCCGGACCTCCACCATCTTCTCCTTCGAGTCCAGAGGCTTCGTGTCGGTGGAGACGCCGCTCCTCGACCTGGGGGCGCCTCTGAACGTGACCTTCAGCTTCAGGGCAGCCAGGCCAGGGGGAACCCTGATGCAGCGCCGGGTGGGCAACCTGCTCCTCAGCATCGAGCTGACGGGGGGTCACCTGAGCCTCTGGAGCAGGAGAGGTCGCGACCCCGGCGTGCTTCTCCAGGAGCTGCCGCTGTCCTGGTCCAATCACACGTGGTACACGGTGGAAGCCacgctgggggggggcgtcagcCTCATCCGGACCATCTGCACCGAGGGCAACTGCACCGGGGGGTCCAGCGCTGACGTCCAGCTGAGCTCTGACCTCCCTGATCCAGGAGGAGTCAGTCAAGGCCTCATCATAGGAGCTGGAGGGGGGGCCACGGATGAACCGGACCACCCCCCTCCGTTTCTGGGCTGCTTCAGAGACGTGTTTGTGGGCTCCAAACCGGTGCTGCCCGCTCCGGGGGGCTCGGCTGCTCAGGTGAACGTCACCGCGGGGTGCAGCCACACAGACTGGTGTGCAGAGAACCCGTGTCAGAACCGCGGACGATGCATCAGCCACGGGGGCGGGGGCTACACCTGCGAGTGTCACCGGCCGTACGAGGGGGGCCGCTGTGCAGAGG AGTCCATCACCGCCCGGTTTGGGGGAGAGCAACTGCAGAGCTATGCTGTGTTCTCATTGGACGGCGCCCCTGGTGACGGCAACGCCCTCACCGTCTCCATGTTCGTCCGCACGCGGCAGCCCGGCGGCCTGCTGCTCGTCCTGACCAACAGCACCAGCCAGTTCGTCCGCCTGTGGCTGGAGGGGGGCAGGGTCAAAGTTCAGGTCAACAACTTCGAGACCCTTGTGGGTCACGCGGGGGTCAGCGACGGACACTTCCACCTGGTGACCGTGAAGCTGGAAGCGGCGGAGGTCACGTTGTTCCAGTCGACCCAGCGTCAGGGTTCCCTCCCCATCCGGCGTGTCCAGGTGCATCATGGGGATCTGGTTTTCGTGGGGGGGCTACCGGACCCCAGGGCCTCCGCGTCCTTCGGCGGGTACTTCAAGGGCTGCGTCCAGGACCTGAGGATCAACAGCAGACGACTCCAGTTCTACCCGACCCCCACCCCGGTGGAGTCCCACCCCCTGCAGCGACTGGTCGGGGTCACGCCAGGCTGCGGCAGCGACGACGCCTGTGCC GTCAACCCCTGCCTCAACGGGGGGGCGTGTTACCCCGTGTGGGACGACTTCATCTGCAGCTGCCCCCCCAGCACCGCGGGCCTGCGCTGCGAGGAAGTGAAGTGGTGCGAGCTGTCCCCGTgtcccgccgccgccgcatgTCAGCCCCGCCCTCAGGGCTTTGAGT gtTTGTCTAATGTGACGTTCCGGGCCGACAGCAGCGTTCTGCGTTACCGTAGTGACGGGACGATAAAACGCCGCCTCAGCAGCCTCTCCCTCAGCTTCCGCACCCGACGGCCGGCCGCCACCCTCCTCCACGGACGGACGAGGTCGGGCTCTGTCACCGTCTCCCTGGTGGACTCACGTCTGGTGGTGGAGCTCCGGCCCGGGGCGACAGAAGACCCCCCCATGGTGACGATTCGcagccagcagccaatcagcgaCGGGGCGTGGCATACGCTGGAGCTCCACCTGGAGAACCAGACGCTCCAGAGCTCCAGGTGGGTCCTGGGGGTGGACGGGGGCCAGGAGCGCCTCAGCACCTCCAAGACGACGGCAGGGGGTCTGGATTTTCTCCGGGAGGGGGCGGACATCTTCCTGGGGGGGTTGAACACGGACGCTGGCGTGGATCTGTCTGGATGCTTGGGTCCGGTGGAAGTCGGGGGCCTCCTCCTCCCGTTCCTCCAGGACACGGACCTGAACCTCCCCCGACCTCAGGAGGAGCAGTTTGTGAGGGTAGCAGGGGGCACGCCCCCCCGTTACGGCTGCTGGGGGGCCGACGTGTGTCGACCCAACCCCTGCAGGAACGCAGGCCGGTGCGACGACCTGTTTGACCTCCACCGCTGCACGTGCCCCCCCGATTGGACGGGCCCTCTGTGCGAGGCGTCGGCTAACGCCTGCACCTCCAACCCCTGTCTCCACGGAAACTGCACCGACCTTCCCGGGGGAGGGTTCGGGTGCGCATGCGAGGCGGGGCGTGGCGGCGACCGCTGCCAGGTGGAGGTGGACGCGTGTGAAAACAGCTGGTGTAACAACGGCTCCACCTGCCTCAAAGGCCTGGGGAGTTACTCCTGCCTCTGCCCCCCAGACCTGACCGGACAATACTGCGA CGAGAAAATTCCTGAAATCCCCTGGTACATCCAGATCAACCC GCGTCCTCAGTTGCCTGCTACTTCCTGCGTGGGAACTAAACTGAACTACAGCTGCTTCAATGGGGGGAACTGCTCTGGGGGGGACGACAGGTGTTCCTGCCTGCCCGGATTCACTGGAGTCTG GTGTGAGAAGGACGTGGACGAGTGTGCCTCGGACCCGTGTCTGAACGGGGGCTTCTGCGTCAACTACGTGAACGGCTTCGAGTGTGTGTGCGACATGAACTACTCGGGGGTCCACTGCCAGATGGACGTCAGCGACTTCTACCTGTACGTCTTCCTGGGGCTGTGGCAGAACCTCTTCCAGCTGGTGTCCTACCTGGTGATGCGCCTGGACGACGAGCCTGAGATCGAATGGGGGTTCTATGTCAACGATTAG